From Motilibacter peucedani, the proteins below share one genomic window:
- the ygfZ gene encoding CAF17-like 4Fe-4S cluster assembly/insertion protein YgfZ, protein MTGSPLLDLPGAVPAEGPDAGVAWHYGDPLGEQRRLEAGEGFVDLSHSGVVRVTGPARLGWLNDLTSQELRHLPTGASTETLVLDPNGRVEHALHVVDDGTSTWLLPGTGVGGVGTAAALTAYLLRMRFWTEVEVEDVTAQWALVLQPQAEPHPAHLSWVSGPGSPLPGREVLVPRDELAAFAASAGPPAGMWAAEARRVAAGVPRLGLDTDDRTIPHEVGWLATAVALDKGCYRGQETVARVHNLGRPPRRLSILHLDGSAGDDPRPGDEVSFEGREVGRLGSVVQHADLGPVGLALLRRGVPDDAVLAVGDASAAQEVPPLLVAGPLGGAGRAAQQGLRVAR, encoded by the coding sequence GTGACCGGCTCGCCCCTTCTCGACCTGCCCGGCGCGGTGCCCGCCGAGGGCCCGGACGCCGGCGTCGCCTGGCACTACGGCGACCCCCTCGGCGAGCAGCGCCGGCTCGAGGCTGGCGAGGGGTTCGTCGACCTGTCGCACAGCGGCGTCGTACGCGTCACCGGCCCCGCGCGGCTCGGCTGGCTCAACGACCTGACCAGCCAGGAGCTGCGCCACCTGCCGACCGGCGCCTCGACCGAGACGCTCGTGCTCGACCCGAACGGCCGCGTCGAGCACGCCCTCCACGTCGTCGACGACGGCACGTCCACCTGGCTGCTCCCCGGCACCGGCGTCGGCGGGGTCGGCACGGCGGCGGCTCTCACCGCGTACCTGCTCCGCATGCGCTTCTGGACCGAGGTCGAGGTCGAGGACGTCACCGCGCAGTGGGCGCTCGTGCTGCAGCCGCAGGCCGAGCCGCACCCGGCGCACCTGTCGTGGGTGTCGGGCCCCGGCTCGCCGCTGCCCGGCCGCGAGGTCCTGGTGCCGCGCGACGAGCTGGCCGCGTTCGCGGCGTCGGCGGGCCCGCCCGCGGGGATGTGGGCGGCGGAAGCCCGGCGGGTGGCCGCCGGCGTGCCGCGCCTCGGCCTCGACACCGACGACCGCACGATCCCCCACGAGGTGGGCTGGCTGGCGACGGCGGTCGCGCTCGACAAGGGCTGCTACCGCGGCCAGGAGACCGTCGCGCGGGTCCACAACCTCGGGCGCCCCCCGCGGCGGCTCAGCATCCTGCACCTGGACGGCTCGGCCGGCGACGACCCGCGCCCGGGCGACGAGGTGTCGTTCGAGGGCCGCGAGGTCGGCCGGCTCGGCAGCGTCGTGCAGCACGCCGACCTCGGCCCGGTGGGGCTCGCGCTGCTGCGCCGCGGGGTGCCCGACGACGCCGTCCTCGCGGTGGGCGACGCGTCCGCCGCGCAGGAGGTGCCGCCGCTGCTCGTGGCCGGCCCGCTGGGCGGTGCGGGGCGCGCCGCCCAGCAGGGGCTGCGCGTCGCGCGGTGA
- a CDS encoding Fur family transcriptional regulator, which produces MLRARGYRLTPQRQLVLEAVTALGHATPDEVHAEVQRTASGVNLSTVYRTLELLEELGLVSHTHLGHGSPTYHPAHEDDHLHLVCRDCGSVSEADVSVADDLVAKVSSSSGFQTDVRHFAIYGRCARCAEAAAAPGGTP; this is translated from the coding sequence ATGCTCCGGGCCCGGGGCTACCGCCTGACCCCGCAGCGCCAGCTGGTGCTCGAGGCCGTCACCGCGCTCGGCCACGCCACCCCCGACGAGGTGCACGCGGAGGTGCAGCGCACCGCCAGCGGGGTCAACCTCTCGACCGTCTACCGCACGCTCGAGCTGCTCGAGGAGCTCGGCCTGGTCTCCCACACCCACCTCGGGCACGGCTCGCCGACCTACCACCCCGCGCACGAGGACGACCACCTGCACCTGGTCTGCCGCGACTGCGGCAGCGTCAGCGAGGCCGACGTCTCGGTCGCCGACGACCTCGTCGCGAAGGTGTCGAGCTCGAGCGGCTTCCAGACCGACGTCCGCCACTTCGCGATCTACGGCCGCTGCGCCCGCTGCGCCGAGGCCGCCGCTGCCCCTGGAGGCACCCCGTGA
- a CDS encoding FABP family protein, whose protein sequence is MFELPADLPPALVPLAWLVGTWQGAGVIGYPTMQEQQFGQQVVFGHHGADYLTYSSTLWALDAEGVPGAVITAETGYWRPVMGNEVEALIVQPGGVVEVYVGEITTARIELRTDVVTHTLTADEHKAGHRLYGLVQGDLLYAYDKAALEQPMSPYASARLRRVSAEQQLDDPQPAGERPSRFDLPDVAPRA, encoded by the coding sequence GTGTTCGAGCTGCCCGCCGACCTCCCGCCCGCGCTGGTGCCGCTGGCGTGGCTGGTCGGCACGTGGCAGGGCGCCGGCGTGATCGGCTACCCGACCATGCAGGAGCAGCAGTTCGGCCAGCAGGTGGTCTTCGGCCACCACGGCGCCGACTACCTCACCTACTCCAGCACCCTGTGGGCGCTCGACGCCGAGGGCGTCCCGGGCGCGGTGATCACCGCTGAGACCGGCTACTGGCGCCCGGTGATGGGCAACGAGGTCGAGGCCCTGATCGTGCAGCCCGGCGGCGTGGTCGAGGTCTACGTCGGCGAGATCACCACCGCGCGCATCGAGCTGCGCACCGACGTCGTCACCCACACCCTCACCGCCGACGAGCACAAGGCCGGCCACCGGCTCTACGGCCTGGTGCAGGGGGACCTGCTCTACGCCTACGACAAGGCCGCGCTCGAGCAGCCGATGTCGCCCTACGCCTCCGCGCGGCTGCGCCGGGTCTCGGCCGAGCAGCAGCTCGACGACCCCCAGCCGGCGGGCGAGCGCCCGAGCCGGTTCGACCTGCCCGACGTCGCGCCGCGGGCCTAG
- a CDS encoding DsrE family protein encodes MVEPSRTLVVKLTAGADAPERCSQAFTVAATAVAAGVPVSLWLTGESAWYALPGRAAEFELPHAAPLEDLLAAVLGGGTVTLCTQCAARRGIGAQDVLDGVRIAGAAAFVEEALAPGAQALVY; translated from the coding sequence ATGGTCGAGCCCTCCCGGACGCTGGTCGTCAAGCTCACGGCCGGGGCCGACGCGCCCGAGCGCTGCTCCCAGGCCTTCACGGTCGCGGCGACGGCGGTGGCCGCCGGGGTGCCGGTCTCGCTCTGGCTCACCGGCGAGTCGGCGTGGTACGCACTGCCCGGCCGGGCCGCGGAGTTCGAGCTCCCGCACGCGGCGCCGCTCGAGGACCTGCTCGCGGCGGTGCTCGGGGGCGGCACCGTGACGCTCTGCACCCAGTGCGCCGCGCGGCGCGGCATCGGCGCGCAGGACGTGCTCGACGGCGTACGCATCGCCGGCGCAGCCGCGTTCGTCGAGGAGGCGCTCGCCCCCGGAGCCCAGGCGCTCGTCTACTGA
- a CDS encoding DUF1416 domain-containing protein: MCGAPNQDLDLTGVDLSKEAVIAGFVTRGEDPVAGAYVRLLDSTGEFTAEVPTSATGQFRFYAAPGTWTVRTLAPKAQPVDRSVVAAVGEVARVDVSV; the protein is encoded by the coding sequence ATGTGCGGTGCACCGAACCAGGACCTCGACCTGACCGGCGTGGACCTCTCCAAGGAGGCGGTCATCGCCGGCTTCGTCACCAGGGGCGAGGACCCGGTGGCGGGTGCCTACGTGCGGCTGCTCGACTCGACCGGTGAGTTCACCGCCGAGGTGCCCACCTCGGCGACCGGGCAGTTCCGCTTCTACGCCGCGCCCGGCACCTGGACCGTGCGCACGCTCGCGCCGAAGGCCCAGCCCGTCGACCGCAGCGTCGTCGCGGCCGTCGGCGAGGTCGCGCGGGTCGACGTCTCGGTCTGA
- a CDS encoding sulfurtransferase, protein MSRETALVDADWVEAHLGDSNVVLVEVDEDTSAYDLNHITGAVRIDWKKDLQDPVRRDFVDKAGFEALLSAKGISNDDTVVLYGGNNNWFAAYAYWYFKLYGHRDVRLLDGGRKKWELDARELVSEVAERPATTYTATEPDTSIRAFRDEVVAAIGTKNLVDVRSPDEFSGKIAAPAHLPQEQAQVRGHIPSAKNIPWSKSANDDGTFRSDDELRSIYGDAGVEFDTKDTIAYCRIGERSAHTWFVLHELLGQPNVKNYDGSWTEYGSLVGVPVETGA, encoded by the coding sequence ATGAGCCGCGAGACAGCGCTCGTCGACGCCGACTGGGTCGAGGCCCACCTCGGCGACAGCAACGTCGTCCTGGTCGAGGTCGACGAGGACACCAGCGCCTACGACCTGAACCACATCACGGGCGCCGTGCGCATCGACTGGAAGAAGGACCTCCAGGACCCGGTGCGCCGCGACTTCGTCGACAAGGCGGGCTTCGAGGCGCTGCTGTCGGCCAAGGGCATCTCCAACGACGACACGGTCGTGCTCTACGGCGGCAACAACAACTGGTTCGCCGCCTACGCCTACTGGTACTTCAAGCTCTACGGCCACCGCGACGTCCGCCTGCTCGACGGCGGCCGCAAGAAGTGGGAGCTCGACGCGCGCGAGCTCGTCAGCGAGGTCGCCGAGCGCCCGGCCACGACCTACACCGCGACCGAGCCCGACACCTCGATCCGCGCGTTCCGCGACGAGGTCGTCGCCGCCATCGGCACCAAGAACCTCGTCGACGTGCGCAGCCCCGACGAGTTCTCGGGCAAGATCGCCGCTCCGGCCCACCTGCCGCAGGAGCAGGCCCAGGTGCGCGGCCACATCCCGAGCGCCAAGAACATCCCGTGGTCGAAGTCGGCCAACGACGACGGCACGTTCCGCTCCGACGACGAGCTGCGCTCGATCTACGGCGACGCCGGCGTCGAGTTCGACACCAAGGACACCATCGCCTACTGCCGCATCGGCGAGCGCTCGGCCCACACGTGGTTCGTGCTGCACGAGCTGCTCGGCCAGCCGAACGTGAAGAACTACGACGGCTCGTGGACCGAGTACGGCTCGCTGGTCGGCGTCCCCGTCGAGACGGGGGCCTGA
- a CDS encoding LmeA family phospholipid-binding protein, translating to MRRSCLGALLVPVVAALVALALLTLAVDRSATWVVGRAVESSLKDEGARAPHVHLRGFPFLTQLVHRDFSHVEVTARAIRRDGLVGNDVVVEMWGVRPDGSRAADVDRVQGHLTVPYSEVEQRTGQPAGSLSTDGSRVRLTRTLTALGRRVTVSGEGTVRVSGSRLVVTPTAVTVDGAAAGAALLSSVRRQLATTYAIEGLPAGLRVSAVSPVAGGLLVDFTGRDARLER from the coding sequence GTGCGTCGCAGCTGCCTGGGCGCCCTGCTCGTGCCCGTGGTCGCCGCCCTCGTCGCGCTCGCCCTGCTCACGCTCGCGGTCGACCGCAGCGCCACGTGGGTGGTCGGCCGCGCCGTCGAGTCCAGCCTGAAGGACGAGGGCGCGCGGGCGCCGCACGTGCACCTGCGCGGGTTCCCGTTCCTCACCCAGCTGGTGCACCGCGACTTCTCCCACGTCGAGGTCACCGCGCGGGCGATCCGGCGCGACGGCCTCGTCGGCAACGACGTGGTGGTCGAGATGTGGGGGGTGCGTCCCGACGGGTCGCGCGCGGCCGACGTCGACCGCGTGCAGGGCCACCTGACCGTCCCCTACAGCGAGGTCGAGCAGCGCACCGGCCAGCCCGCCGGCTCGCTCTCGACCGACGGCAGCCGCGTGCGGCTCACCCGCACGCTCACCGCGTTGGGCCGCCGGGTGACCGTCTCGGGGGAGGGCACCGTACGCGTCTCGGGCTCGCGCCTGGTCGTCACGCCGACCGCGGTGACGGTCGACGGCGCCGCGGCCGGCGCGGCGCTGCTCTCGTCGGTGCGCAGGCAGCTGGCCACGACGTACGCCATCGAAGGTCTGCCGGCGGGCCTGCGGGTGAGCGCGGTGAGCCCGGTGGCCGGCGGGCTGCTCGTCGACTTCACCGGGCGCGACGCCCGGCTGGAGCGCTGA
- a CDS encoding MoaD/ThiS family protein, whose product MPGLSRPTVTVRYWAAAKAAAGRAEDSVEARSVAEALEAARRTHGAELARVLGAASVLVDGVRTDKDDPRPLQEGAVVEVLPPFAGG is encoded by the coding sequence GTGCCAGGGCTGAGCAGGCCGACGGTCACCGTGCGCTACTGGGCGGCGGCCAAGGCGGCCGCGGGCCGCGCCGAGGACTCCGTCGAGGCGCGCTCGGTGGCCGAGGCGCTCGAGGCGGCGCGGCGTACGCACGGCGCCGAGCTGGCGCGCGTCCTGGGCGCCGCGAGCGTGCTGGTCGACGGCGTGCGCACCGACAAGGACGACCCGCGACCCCTCCAGGAGGGGGCCGTCGTCGAGGTGCTGCCCCCGTTCGCGGGAGGCTGA
- a CDS encoding alpha/beta hydrolase: MRLRTSDGVDIAATHEPASSWSTELAVVVAHGFTHRGTSDAVRRVVDVLRRRAGVVTLDLRGHGESGGASTIGDLEVHDVEAAVQWARQAGYARVATLGFSLGGAVVVRHAGTFRDVDAVAAVSAPSRWYYRGTKPTKRLHRALGWPLGPAVLERFYGTRVARRHWDVRHPETWCPEPRAVVGAIAPVPLLVVHGDSDPYFPLDHAHDLADAAGEPVELWVEQGYAHAENAAPPQLLERISGWISTAVGVPCQG; encoded by the coding sequence ATGCGGCTACGGACCAGCGACGGCGTCGACATCGCGGCCACGCACGAGCCGGCGTCCTCGTGGTCGACCGAGCTGGCCGTCGTCGTCGCCCACGGCTTCACCCACCGGGGCACCTCTGACGCCGTCCGCCGCGTCGTCGACGTGCTGCGCCGGCGGGCCGGCGTCGTGACGCTCGACCTGCGCGGCCACGGTGAGTCCGGGGGCGCCTCCACCATCGGCGACCTCGAGGTCCACGACGTCGAGGCGGCGGTGCAGTGGGCGCGCCAGGCGGGCTACGCGCGGGTCGCGACGCTGGGCTTCTCGCTCGGCGGCGCGGTCGTCGTGCGCCACGCCGGTACGTTCCGCGACGTCGACGCGGTCGCCGCGGTCAGCGCGCCCAGCCGGTGGTACTACCGCGGCACCAAGCCGACCAAGCGGCTGCACCGCGCCCTCGGCTGGCCGCTCGGGCCGGCCGTGCTCGAGCGGTTCTACGGCACCCGCGTGGCCCGTCGTCACTGGGACGTGCGCCACCCCGAGACCTGGTGCCCGGAGCCGCGCGCCGTCGTGGGGGCCATCGCGCCGGTCCCCCTGCTCGTCGTGCACGGCGACTCCGACCCCTACTTCCCGCTCGACCACGCCCACGACCTCGCCGACGCCGCCGGCGAGCCGGTCGAGCTGTGGGTCGAGCAGGGCTACGCCCACGCCGAGAACGCCGCTCCTCCGCAGCTGCTCGAGCGCATCTCGGGCTGGATCTCGACCGCGGTGGGGGTCCCGTGCCAGGGCTGA